A window of Methylomonas sp. 11b genomic DNA:
ATCGACAAGCATCTGCTAAGACAGACCTCACTGAGAAATCATCCCATCGCGTCTTCCAGAGTCGATGAAGAATCTAGCGGTTAGACCGCCGATTTGTGCACAAGCTTACTCGGCAGACGCACCACCCCGACTCTCTTATTTTTCAACAGGTGGAGGACGTATGACAAGCGAAATGTTGATCGGTATCGATGTAGCAAAAGATGAACTGGTGATAGATTCAGAGCAGGGTTTGTTGACGCTTGCCAATACGGCAGAGGCCATCAATGCCTGGCTGAAGACGTTACCGACCGGGAGTTATATTGGCCTGGAAGCCACCAGCGATTATCATCAACTCATGGCAGAGCAAGCGGTATTGATGGGCATGGTCGTCTATGTGCTGAACCCACGGGATATGCGCCATTATGCCCTGGGTTTGGGCAGACGGGGCAAGACGGATCGAGTGGACGCCCAAATGATCCGGCGATTTATCACCGCTGAACGGGGTCATTTACGTCCCTATCAACCTGCTTCGGCGATGCAGCACCAAGTGACTTTACTGCAACGGCGCCGTGCGACGGTCGTCAAGCATCGTCAAGCTCTGCAAAAAGCCTTGCGAAGCGTGAAGGAACTTGAAGCGCCACTCATTGATACCGTGGTCGCCTTGGACGGATTGCTCAAGCATATCGATCAGCAACTGGATGACTTATTAACTTTGCAGCCTGCACTGAAAGCCGAGGCCCGACGTCTTGAGAGCATACCGGGTATTGGCCGGCAAACCTCAACACAGCTGGCTGTCTTGTTTGATCGGGTCCCGTTAAGCCGCAGCGATGCCGTAGTAGCCTTTGTCGGGCTGGATCCCCGAGCCTGTGACTCAGGCCAAAAGCGGGGCCGCCGACGCGTATCCAAACGGGGACCGGGTGAACTGAGACGGCTGTTATACAACTGCGCCCAGGCAGCCGCCAAAACGGCTGTGTGGAAACCCTATTACCAAGAGTTAAGAGCCAGAGAGTTCTCGGCAACTCAGGCGCTAGTGATTATCGCCAGAAAATTATTACGCATCGCATTCTCGCTTTGGCAACAAGCCGATGCCCGATTTGACGCTCAGAAAATTGCTTGCCTCAACAATGCAGCTTGACGAAAACCATAGAATCTCAGCCCGAACAGCATACCAGTGATAAAAGGGCCGGGTTAGCAATGTGTGTGAAATCGGGTACTTCACCAGTTTTATTTAACATAGATTAATAAAAAACTATCGGATTTGGAGTCTTGCCAATTTTCTAGCTGTTTGATTGAGCAAAATATTCCTGGTCCGGCTTTAAATTTGCTGACAACTTTCGGTTTACGCCCTGATACCGAAACCATTAAGCCGGCAAATGTCTTTCCCAGCCCATCAATCCCTTCAAGAGCTATACGTCAGTTGCCACGGCGAGTTGGAGACTGTGCTGTATTCGCGACTACGCTGCCGGGAAACCGCCGCCGACATTTGCCAAGAAGCCTTCGTGCGCTTATGCCGCAGCGAGGACTTGAGTGGTGTCGGCAATCTGAAAGCCTATCTGTTCCGTACCGCGCAAAACCTGTTGATTGATTACTATCGCAGTCAGACCGTGCGCAGTGCCGCGATTGTGGAATGGCCGGAGGATACGCCGCCGGAAGTCGAAGACCTGCGCTGCGCGGAAACCGTGGCGCTGGGTGAGCAGGATTTAGATCGCCTGATCGAGGGCATGAGCAACTTGTCCCCGCTGTGTCAGCGGATTTTTTACCTTAACCGCTTCGAGGGCTTGAGGCAGCGCGAAATCGCCGAAATGCTGAACATCTCTCTTCGCACCGTGGAAGAAAACATCAAAAAAGCCTTGGTGCATTGCGCTAAAACGTTGGGCCAATCCACATAGCCACTGTGGTTTAGGCTGCCGGCCTCGTCTATGATATATCTCCCCTTTCGCTCACTCAGGATTTGATGATGTCCACCGAACCGATGCCGGACGATGCCGAGCGCTTGCTGGAACAGGCTTGCGCTTGGCTGAGCCAACTGCATTCCGGTGAGTTTTCCACCTCCGCGCAGCAAGAACTGAATGCCTGGCGGGCCGCCGATAGCACGCACGAACAAGCCTGGCAACGCGCCGAAAAACTGTGGGCGGGCTTGGGACAACTGCGTGGCCGCCGCGTCATTCCCGGTGCGCAACCCTTATCGGGGGAGGGTGGTTGGCAAGCGCACGATGAGGGTGTACGGGTAAGCCGCCCGGTTGCCAAATTGGATTCCCGCCTGCGCGGGAATGACGGCCTTAGGAGTCTTAAAGGTCGCGTCAATACCAGAACCCGCAGCCGCCGTTCTCTCACTTTGGCGGTAGCTTGCTGTGCATTGCTGGCGGTGACGCTGACCGCGCTGTATCCACCGGCATTCTGGCGGGCCGATTATCTTACCGGCAAGGGCGAGCAACGCACCG
This region includes:
- a CDS encoding RNA polymerase sigma factor, with translation MSFPAHQSLQELYVSCHGELETVLYSRLRCRETAADICQEAFVRLCRSEDLSGVGNLKAYLFRTAQNLLIDYYRSQTVRSAAIVEWPEDTPPEVEDLRCAETVALGEQDLDRLIEGMSNLSPLCQRIFYLNRFEGLRQREIAEMLNISLRTVEENIKKALVHCAKTLGQST
- a CDS encoding IS110 family transposase, whose product is MTSEMLIGIDVAKDELVIDSEQGLLTLANTAEAINAWLKTLPTGSYIGLEATSDYHQLMAEQAVLMGMVVYVLNPRDMRHYALGLGRRGKTDRVDAQMIRRFITAERGHLRPYQPASAMQHQVTLLQRRRATVVKHRQALQKALRSVKELEAPLIDTVVALDGLLKHIDQQLDDLLTLQPALKAEARRLESIPGIGRQTSTQLAVLFDRVPLSRSDAVVAFVGLDPRACDSGQKRGRRRVSKRGPGELRRLLYNCAQAAAKTAVWKPYYQELRAREFSATQALVIIARKLLRIAFSLWQQADARFDAQKIACLNNAA